From one Bordetella genomosp. 9 genomic stretch:
- a CDS encoding phospholipase D-like domain-containing protein — MRTRRGGACIVPHKKKNDMKRLWRAGWLVVVVFALGACATVPDTGDGAMPRDQIRIATDSGWLSYQRSQAIVKGLEKAGPPSTHFEPGDMDAQTAGFLARHLQVEEAISGSPLTAGNSVELLADGPSTYREMLAAIRGARQYVHMESYIFDADEAGQRFSDALIAKRREGVPVALMVDGVGTLSTPKAFFDRMRDAGVQVVVFNPINPVEARAGWSPNNRDHRKLLVVDGKTGFLGGINISGVYESSPSSGSSASILRGSSADADNAPDPKEAPWRDTQIRVQGPAVAEIERVMQAGWESQHGPPLDPREFYPRADRQGDLLVRIIANRPGDRDGYTLYLTFMSAIQSAQRSIHITMAYFVPDPAFVRALADAARRNVDVAMVLPGFSDSSLVFHAGRSYYSELLEAGVKIYERRDAFLHAKTAVIDGVWSTVGSSNLDWRSFALNYELNAVIIGPRFGRQMEGLFADDVAHAQRIEPDAWKDRGIRDRFMESISRMFERWL, encoded by the coding sequence ATGCGGACACGACGGGGCGGTGCTTGCATCGTTCCGCATAAAAAGAAAAACGATATGAAACGGTTATGGCGAGCCGGCTGGCTCGTGGTGGTTGTTTTTGCCCTGGGCGCTTGCGCCACCGTGCCCGATACCGGCGACGGTGCAATGCCACGCGATCAGATACGGATCGCGACCGATTCCGGTTGGCTCAGCTATCAACGCAGCCAGGCCATCGTCAAGGGGCTGGAGAAAGCAGGGCCCCCTTCGACGCATTTCGAGCCGGGCGACATGGATGCCCAGACCGCCGGCTTTCTGGCGCGCCACCTGCAGGTGGAAGAAGCCATCAGCGGGTCGCCCCTGACCGCCGGCAACAGCGTCGAGCTGTTGGCCGACGGGCCCAGCACCTACCGCGAAATGCTGGCCGCCATACGGGGCGCGCGCCAGTACGTGCACATGGAAAGCTATATCTTCGACGCCGACGAAGCCGGGCAGCGGTTTTCGGACGCCCTGATCGCGAAGCGGCGTGAAGGCGTGCCGGTCGCGTTGATGGTGGATGGCGTCGGTACCCTGAGCACACCCAAGGCCTTCTTCGACCGGATGCGGGACGCTGGCGTACAGGTGGTGGTCTTCAATCCCATCAATCCCGTCGAGGCTCGCGCGGGTTGGTCGCCCAACAATCGCGATCATCGCAAGCTGCTGGTGGTGGACGGCAAGACCGGATTCCTGGGCGGCATCAACATCAGTGGCGTGTACGAGTCTTCGCCGTCGTCGGGCTCGTCGGCGTCGATACTGCGTGGAAGCTCGGCCGACGCGGACAATGCGCCCGACCCCAAGGAAGCGCCCTGGCGGGATACGCAGATACGCGTGCAAGGACCCGCGGTGGCCGAGATCGAACGGGTCATGCAGGCGGGATGGGAAAGCCAGCATGGTCCGCCGCTGGACCCGCGCGAGTTTTATCCGCGAGCCGATCGCCAGGGCGATCTGCTGGTGCGCATCATCGCCAACCGCCCGGGCGATCGCGACGGCTACACGCTTTACCTGACCTTCATGTCGGCGATACAGAGCGCGCAGCGGTCCATCCATATCACCATGGCGTACTTCGTTCCGGATCCGGCCTTCGTGCGCGCGCTGGCCGACGCCGCGCGCCGCAACGTCGATGTGGCGATGGTCCTGCCCGGTTTCAGCGATTCTTCACTCGTGTTCCACGCGGGACGTTCGTACTACTCCGAGCTCCTCGAAGCGGGCGTAAAAATCTACGAGCGGCGCGATGCGTTTTTACACGCCAAGACCGCGGTGATCGATGGCGTCTGGTCGACGGTGGGATCGAGCAATCTGGATTGGCGCAGCTTCGCCCTGAACTACGAACTGAATGCCGTGATCATCGGCCCGCGTTTCGGCCGACAGATGGAAGGTCTCTTTGCCGACGACGTGGCGCACGCGCAGCGTATCGAGCCGGATGCGTGGAAAGACCGCGGCATCCGCGATCGATTCATGGAGTCCATCTCCAGGATGTTCGAACGCTGGCTTTGA
- a CDS encoding DUF883 family protein — protein sequence MNSNSHSAELLASKDRVTTSLRELMAGTEELLRSTASYTGEEVERARQRLKTQLENARTMAGSWENTAAERYRVVADATDEYVHENAWKSIGIAALVGLLLGACLSSGGDRR from the coding sequence ATGAACTCGAACTCCCATAGCGCAGAACTCCTGGCAAGCAAGGACAGGGTCACGACCAGCCTGAGAGAGCTGATGGCCGGAACGGAAGAATTGCTCCGCTCCACGGCCTCCTACACCGGAGAAGAAGTGGAGCGCGCCCGCCAACGCCTGAAGACGCAGCTGGAGAATGCGCGGACCATGGCGGGATCGTGGGAAAACACCGCCGCCGAGCGCTATCGGGTGGTCGCCGACGCCACGGACGAATACGTTCATGAAAATGCCTGGAAGTCGATAGGCATCGCCGCCCTCGTGGGTTTGCTGCTGGGCGCCTGCCTGTCTTCGGGCGGCGATCGTCGTTGA
- the egtD gene encoding L-histidine N(alpha)-methyltransferase, translated as MRSPSYSPSSLPETATSVAAPEARSAEPRFHQGHVENTETVRKELLEGLAKPQAEISPKFLYDELGSSLFTAITLLDEYYPTRCENEIFARHSAEIVAHAGPTRTLIDLGAGDCAKAERLLAHMHPTHYVPIDISVDYLKAAVKRIADHYPELDITALGMDFFNDLTLSDDVHPEQRTFFYPGSSIGNLPPAQAADLLASIRRQCVDGALVIGVDLVKAREILEPAYDDAVGVTAAFNLNMLRHVNRILGANFDPTQWRHVACFNEARSRMEMHLRARVATTVTWPGGQRRFEQHENIHTEDSYKYRPHAFKAMLARAGFGQIRYWTDAREWFAVFCARA; from the coding sequence ATGCGTTCTCCCTCGTATTCGCCCTCTTCCCTGCCCGAAACCGCCACGTCCGTCGCGGCCCCCGAGGCACGATCCGCGGAACCGCGCTTTCACCAGGGCCATGTAGAGAACACCGAAACGGTAAGAAAAGAGTTGCTCGAAGGACTTGCGAAGCCACAAGCGGAAATCAGCCCCAAATTCCTTTACGACGAACTGGGCTCCAGCCTGTTCACCGCCATCACCCTGTTGGACGAGTACTACCCCACCCGTTGCGAGAACGAGATTTTCGCCCGTCATTCGGCCGAGATCGTTGCGCACGCCGGCCCGACGCGGACCCTGATCGACCTGGGCGCCGGCGACTGCGCCAAGGCCGAACGTTTGCTCGCGCACATGCACCCCACGCACTACGTGCCCATCGATATCTCTGTCGATTACCTGAAAGCGGCCGTCAAGCGTATCGCGGACCATTATCCGGAACTGGACATCACCGCGTTGGGCATGGATTTCTTCAACGACCTGACCCTGTCGGACGACGTTCATCCCGAGCAACGCACCTTCTTTTATCCGGGGTCCAGCATCGGCAACCTGCCGCCGGCGCAAGCGGCCGACCTGTTGGCCAGTATTCGCCGCCAGTGTGTCGACGGTGCTTTGGTCATCGGCGTCGATCTGGTCAAGGCGCGCGAGATACTGGAACCGGCCTATGACGATGCGGTGGGCGTCACCGCGGCTTTCAACCTGAATATGCTGCGCCACGTCAACCGGATCCTGGGCGCCAATTTCGATCCGACGCAATGGCGTCATGTGGCGTGCTTCAACGAAGCGCGTTCGCGCATGGAGATGCATCTACGCGCCCGCGTCGCGACGACGGTGACGTGGCCCGGCGGCCAACGACGCTTCGAGCAGCACGAAAACATCCACACCGAGGATTCGTACAAATACCGGCCGCACGCATTCAAGGCAATGCTGGCGCGCGCGGGCTTCGGCCAGATCCGCTACTGGACCGATGCGCGCGAATGGTTCGCGGTATTCTGTGCCCGCGCCTGA
- the egtB gene encoding ergothioneine biosynthesis protein EgtB, which produces MDTPQIATRTTLPADQTRSPLLAQYQTVRDASQALAAPLSAEDCQAQSMPDASPVKWHLAHTTWFFETFLLQPHLQGYPVFHPRYGFLFNSYYNAIGERHPRPQRGLLTRPPLEDILAYRAHVDAGMARLIPRISHDAEIAALVELGLHHEQQHQELILTDVKHLLSCNALRPAYAETAAPRTTGAPLVSVTSQSWLDHPGGIVPLGHEGTGFCFDNETPAHQVLLRPFKLARRPVTQGEYLDFMKDGGYARPELWLSLGWDTVRTQGWQAPLYWEDVDGEWQAFTLRGMEPIDPHAPVTHISYFEADAYARWADARLPREAEWEQVARAIDPMDTQANLVESGHFHPRAATAGPANAPLQMFGDVWEWTASPYEPYPGFATAAGAVGEYNGKFMCNQYVLRGGSCATPRSHIRATYRNFFPPDARWQFSGLRLARDA; this is translated from the coding sequence ATGGACACACCTCAAATCGCGACGCGCACGACCCTACCCGCGGACCAGACCCGCTCGCCCCTCCTCGCGCAGTACCAGACCGTGCGTGATGCCAGCCAGGCGCTGGCCGCACCGCTGAGCGCCGAGGACTGCCAGGCCCAGTCCATGCCGGACGCCAGCCCGGTCAAATGGCATCTCGCGCATACGACGTGGTTCTTCGAAACCTTCCTGCTGCAGCCGCACCTGCAGGGCTATCCGGTTTTCCATCCGCGTTACGGCTTCCTGTTCAACTCGTACTACAACGCCATCGGCGAGCGGCATCCACGGCCGCAGCGAGGCCTGCTCACGCGGCCGCCGCTGGAGGACATACTCGCCTATCGTGCGCATGTCGACGCGGGCATGGCGCGCCTGATTCCTCGCATCAGCCATGATGCGGAAATCGCCGCGCTGGTCGAACTCGGCTTGCACCACGAGCAGCAGCATCAGGAATTGATCCTTACCGACGTCAAGCACCTGCTGTCATGCAACGCGCTGCGGCCCGCGTACGCCGAAACGGCGGCGCCCAGGACGACCGGCGCCCCGCTGGTGTCGGTCACGTCGCAATCCTGGCTGGACCATCCTGGCGGCATCGTGCCGCTGGGCCATGAAGGCACGGGATTCTGCTTCGACAACGAGACGCCGGCGCACCAGGTGCTGCTGCGGCCGTTCAAGCTTGCCCGGCGGCCCGTCACCCAGGGGGAATACCTGGACTTCATGAAGGACGGCGGCTATGCCCGCCCGGAACTCTGGCTGTCGTTGGGGTGGGACACCGTGCGTACGCAGGGCTGGCAGGCCCCGCTTTACTGGGAAGACGTCGACGGCGAATGGCAGGCCTTCACGCTGCGCGGCATGGAGCCGATAGACCCGCACGCCCCCGTTACCCACATCAGTTATTTCGAGGCGGACGCCTACGCCCGCTGGGCCGACGCGCGCCTGCCCAGGGAAGCCGAATGGGAGCAGGTCGCGCGAGCGATCGATCCCATGGACACGCAGGCGAACCTGGTGGAGTCCGGCCACTTCCACCCGCGCGCCGCCACGGCGGGCCCGGCGAACGCGCCGCTGCAGATGTTCGGCGACGTCTGGGAATGGACGGCCAGCCCTTACGAGCCCTACCCCGGTTTCGCGACCGCGGCCGGCGCGGTCGGCGAGTACAACGGCAAGTTCATGTGCAACCAGTACGTGCTGCGCGGCGGCTCCTGCGCCACGCCGCGGTCGCACATCCGCGCCACGTACCGCAACTTCTTCCCGCCCGATGCGCGCTGGCAGTTTTCGGGTCTGCGGCTGGCACGGGACGCCTGA
- a CDS encoding cold-shock protein, with product METGVVKWFNSEKGYGFITPESGGKDLFAHFSEIQGNGFRSLEENQRVQYEVATGPKGPQATKIRVM from the coding sequence ATGGAAACCGGCGTCGTCAAGTGGTTCAACTCTGAAAAAGGTTATGGCTTTATCACCCCCGAGTCGGGCGGTAAGGACCTGTTCGCGCACTTCTCCGAAATCCAGGGCAACGGCTTCCGTTCCCTCGAAGAGAACCAGCGCGTGCAATACGAAGTGGCCACCGGTCCCAAGGGTCCGCAAGCTACGAAGATCAGGGTCATGTAA